The Haladaptatus cibarius D43 genome window below encodes:
- the ftsZ gene encoding cell division protein FtsZ, which yields MDSIVEDAIEEAEGEQQNASQTQIGGARNEAAPSGTTPSGTMTDDQLEDVLKDLQTNITVVGCGGGGGNTVNRMAEEGIHGASLVAANTDVQHLVEIEADTKILMGEQKTSGRGAGSLPQVGEEAALESQEDIYDAIQGSDMVFVTAGLGGGTGTGSAPVVAKAAREAGALTIAIVTTPFTAEGEVRRTNAEAGLERLRDVSDTVIVVPNDRLLDSVGKLPVKQAFKVADEVLMRSVKGITELITKPGLVNLDFADVRTVMEKGGVAMIGLGESDSDSKAQDSVKSALRSPLLDVDISGAKSALVNVTGGNDMSIEEAEGVVEQIYDRIDPDARIIWGTSIDESLEGTMRTMIVVTGVQSPQIYGRSDEEQAQATSRTEDIDYVE from the coding sequence ATGGACTCCATTGTCGAAGACGCCATTGAGGAGGCAGAAGGGGAGCAACAAAACGCCTCCCAGACGCAAATCGGTGGTGCCAGAAACGAGGCCGCCCCGTCGGGTACGACCCCATCGGGCACGATGACCGACGACCAACTAGAAGACGTACTCAAAGACCTCCAGACGAACATTACCGTCGTCGGCTGTGGCGGCGGCGGAGGAAACACGGTCAACCGAATGGCCGAAGAAGGAATCCACGGCGCGTCGCTGGTCGCCGCGAACACCGACGTTCAGCATCTCGTGGAAATCGAAGCGGATACCAAAATCCTGATGGGCGAGCAAAAGACCAGCGGACGCGGCGCGGGGTCGCTTCCGCAGGTCGGCGAGGAAGCCGCGCTCGAAAGTCAGGAGGATATTTACGACGCGATTCAGGGGTCGGACATGGTGTTCGTCACCGCCGGACTCGGCGGCGGGACGGGAACCGGTAGCGCCCCGGTCGTCGCAAAGGCCGCGCGCGAGGCTGGCGCGCTCACCATCGCCATCGTCACGACGCCGTTCACGGCGGAGGGCGAAGTCCGACGCACGAACGCCGAGGCCGGACTGGAACGACTGCGCGACGTGAGCGACACGGTCATCGTCGTCCCGAACGACCGACTGCTCGACTCCGTGGGCAAACTGCCCGTCAAGCAGGCGTTTAAGGTCGCCGACGAAGTGCTCATGCGCTCGGTGAAGGGAATCACGGAACTCATCACCAAACCCGGACTGGTCAATCTGGACTTCGCCGACGTTCGTACCGTCATGGAAAAAGGCGGCGTGGCAATGATTGGACTGGGCGAGAGCGATTCGGATTCGAAGGCACAGGATTCGGTCAAAAGTGCCCTGCGCTCGCCGCTCCTCGACGTGGACATCAGCGGCGCGAAATCCGCGCTGGTCAACGTCACGGGTGGCAACGACATGTCCATTGAAGAGGCAGAAGGCGTGGTCGAACAGATTTACGACCGCATCGACCCCGACGCCCGCATCATCTGGGGAACCTCCATCGACGAGAGTCTGGAGGGCACTATGCGCACCATGATTGTCGTCACCGGCGTCCAGTCGCCGCAAATCTACGGTCGCAGCGACGAAGAGCAGGCGCAGGCCACAAGTCGAACCGAAGACATCGACTACGTCGAGTAG